The nucleotide sequence GCGTTTGAAAGGTCAGGATGACAAGCCGGTAAACGAGCAAGGCATTAATGATATGAATGATGATATTAACTATGTGGTAGTCTGTAACGTTAAGTCCTCCAAATTTATAGTTCAAGGCAAATGTCAAAAACCCAACCCATCTGGACCCGGCAGTCGGCCAGAAGCTACTGAGGTTTCTTAATTTATGGTTGTCAACAATAAAGTTATGATCATCAAACTGAAAAGGCACATGGAACGTATTTGAGTATGCAATCAAACCGATTATGACAATTAATAAAATGTGAACTATTGGTTTATGCAGGAGAGTTGTTCTGGCATGAGTTGTTTGCAATATATGCGCCATTTATTCATTAACTTTTATCAGAATTTCATCCGCAAGTTTATAGGCATTTTCAATGCAGTCATTCATGCCTACGCCTTTGTATGCGTTGCCCGTCAGGAATAAGTTAGGATGAGATTTAAGTCTTTTGGCAATCAGTCTTAACCTGTCGCCGTGTCCGATGACATATTGGGGAATTGCCTTTTCCCATCTGTAAATTCTCACCAGAGAGGGGTCTTCTTTAAGCGAGACGAGGGGCTTCAATTCGTCAAAGACAGTGTTTATCAGCACGTTGTCGTCAAGGAACGCGAGATGCGGAGATTTTGCGCCGCCAGCCATGGTTCTTAAAAGAATGTGTCCTTCAGGCGCCCGGTTCGGGAATATGCTTGAGTCCCACAGCGTGCCGAGGATTTTTCTGCTTTCTATATGAGGTATCAAAAATCCAAAGCCGTTTAAGTCATGGCATACCTTGTCACGCCTGTATCCAAAACATATAACGGCCACCGGCGCGTATGGGATGCCTGCGAGTGTCTGTGACAATTCCCTGTCAAAGTCCTTCAGGATTTCCGCAGAGGCATAGGCAGGGGTTGCAAGAACAACCGCATCTGCATTAACAATACCCTGCGACGTATGGAGCTGATACAGATTGCCTTTTTTCTCAATACCGTGCGCAGAAACGCCAAGTGTTACTCTTCCGTTAAGTTTTTCTTTAAGCGCATCGGTAATGGTCTGAGCTCCGTCATAAAAAGATGTAAGCGTGCCTGAAGGGGCAGGGCTGATATTTTCAGATTTGAGATTTGAGATTTGAGATTTGAGTTTCTTTGCTCTTTGCAGTTTTATCATCGCGCGTATGAGACTGCCGTATTCCTGTTCAAGTTCTTTTATCTTCGGGAAGCAGTGTTTAATGCTCATCTTATGCGGGTCTCCGGCAAATATGCCTGAACACATGGGGTCTATCAGTTTTTCAAGAGCTTCTTTTCCAAGCCGCCGTATAACAAAATCCGCAACTGTTTCATCATCAGGACCTTTCGGGGCAATAAGATCCAGGGCAAGCCTGAGCTTTCCCTTCCACGACATG is from Nitrospirota bacterium and encodes:
- the hemG gene encoding protoporphyrinogen oxidase: MIRIAIVGGGLSGLSTAYALLSRRDNLQIAVFESDMRAGGKIWSDKTDGFLCEKGANGFLDNKPITLELCKELEISPLRSNENAKKRFIYSGGMLNALPDSPSAFLKSGFMSWKGKLRLALDLIAPKGPDDETVADFVIRRLGKEALEKLIDPMCSGIFAGDPHKMSIKHCFPKIKELEQEYGSLIRAMIKLQRAKKLKSQISNLKSENISPAPSGTLTSFYDGAQTITDALKEKLNGRVTLGVSAHGIEKKGNLYQLHTSQGIVNADAVVLATPAYASAEILKDFDRELSQTLAGIPYAPVAVICFGYRRDKVCHDLNGFGFLIPHIESRKILGTLWDSSIFPNRAPEGHILLRTMAGGAKSPHLAFLDDNVLINTVFDELKPLVSLKEDPSLVRIYRWEKAIPQYVIGHGDRLRLIAKRLKSHPNLFLTGNAYKGVGMNDCIENAYKLADEILIKVNE